In Pleuronectes platessa chromosome 5, fPlePla1.1, whole genome shotgun sequence, a single genomic region encodes these proteins:
- the srpra gene encoding signal recognition particle receptor subunit alpha isoform X1 — MLDFFTIFSKGGIVLWCFQGAGVSESFAGPVNALIRSVILQERSGNNSYSHEALSLKYKLDNEFELIFVVGFQKILTLTYVDKFIDDVQLHFRDRYKNELEQKGALKLLNNNFEFEDDFTMLLREAEESSKARSHVAMRSFKESEKSQKTVKSMIETKGVDKSKEQGGKKNKNTKKEAAPAADSAKGDKGKVTSSGQKTVENGNQGLTPEEDMQKKREEFFRKRIVGTAEKPISSTKSPKPQKPREKRMRVWDMGGNSTKELDYSKSKGEGSTNGDDQSLETKMDPGMQVSSMEGELPPVDYESSDEGEIEEEDERVVVSGTSKTSSKKGGSFGGMFGMLKGLVGSKSLSSDDMEPVLEKMKEHLITKNVAADIASKLCDSVAKKLEGKVMGTFTTVASTVKQALQDSLVQILQPKRRVDILRDVMDAQSQRRPFVITFCGVNGVGKSTNLAKISFWLIENGFTVLIAACDTFRAGAVEQLRTHERRLNSLHPQEQHGGRPVVQLYEKGYGKDAAGIAMEAIAYARNQVFDVVLVDTAGRMQDNAPLMTALAKLIAVNMPDLVLFVGEALVGNEAVDQLVKFNQALADHSMSDRPRLIDGIVLTKFDTIDDKVGAAISMTYITGQPIVFVGTGQTYSDLRSLNARAVVSALMKA; from the exons ATGCTGGACTTCTTCACCATCTTCAGCAAAGGGGGGATAGTGCTGTGGTGTTTCCAGGGAGCCGGGGTCAGTGAGTCCTTCGCGGGGCCCGTCAACGCGTTGATCCGCTCCGTCATCCTCCAG GAGCGAAGTGGGAATAATTCCTACTCTCACGAGGCCCTGAGTCTTAAATACAAGCTCGACAATGAGTTTGAGCTCATATTTGTG GTGGGTTTTCAAAAGATCCTGACGCTGACGTATGTGGACAAGTTCATAGATGATGTTCAGCTTCATTTTAGAGATCGTTATAAGAATGAGCTGGAGCAGAAGGGTGCACTGAAGCTCCTTAACAATAACTTTGAGTTCGAAGACGACTTCACGATGCTTCTAAG AGAGGCGGAAGAGAGTAGCAAAGCTCGGAGCCACGTCGCCATGCGGTCCTTCAAGGAGTCCGAGAAATCCCAAAAAACTGTGAAGTCCATGATTGAGACGAAGGGTGTGGACAAAAGCAAGGAACAGGGTGgcaagaagaataaaaataccAAAAAGGAGG cagctcctgcagctgattCTGCCAAAGGTGACAAGGGCAAGGTCACATCCTCTGGGCAGAAGACGGTTGAGAATGGGAACCAGGGCTTGACTCCTGAGGAGGACatgcagaagaagagagaggaattCTTTCGCAAACGCATTGTGGGAACTGCTGAAAAACCCAT CAGTAGCACTAAGTCTCCAAAGCCCCAGAAACCAAGAGAGAAACGAATGCGTGTTTGGGACATGGGAGGCAACAGCACCAAGGAGCTCGACTACAGCAAGAGTAAAGGAGAGGGCTCCACTAACGGTGACGACCAGAGTCTGGAAACCAAAATGGACCCA GGAATGCAGGTGAGCTCCATGGAGGGAGAGCTGCCGCCTGTGGACTACGAGTCCAGTGACGAAGGGGAGattgaggaagaggatgagagagtggTTGTCAGTGGAACAAGCAAGACAAG CTCCAAAAAGGGTGGCAGCTTTGGGGGCATGTTTGGGATGCTGAAGGGCCTGGTGGGCTCCAAGAGCCTGAGCAGTGATGACATGGAGCCAGTGctggagaagatgaaggagcACCTCATCA CAAAGAATGTAGCAGCCGACATTGCCTCCAAGCTCTGTGACTCTGTAGCCAAAAAACTGGAGGGGAAAGTCATGGGCACATTCACCA ctgTGGCCTCTACAGTAAAGCAGGCCCTACAGGACTCGCTGGTGCAGATCCTGCAGCCCAAGCGAAGGGTGGATATTCTGAGAGATGTCATGGATGCGCAGAGCCAGCGAAGGCCCTTTGTCATCACATTTTGTGGCGTCAATGGGGTCGGAAAGTCCACCAACCTGGCCAAG ATCTCCTTCTGGCTGATCGAGAACGGTTTCACAGTGCTGATCGCAGCCTGTGACACTTTTCGTGCCGGTGCAGTGGAGCAGCTCCGCACTCATGAGAGGCGCCTGAACTCTCTGCATCCACAGGAGCAGCATGGGGGAAGGCCCGTAGTTCAGCTCTATGAGAAGGGCTACGGCAAGGATGCGGCTGGAATTGCCATGGAAGCCATTGCCTATg CTCGCAACCAGGTCTTTGACGTTGTGCTGGTGGACACTGCTGGGCGTATGCAGGACAACGCCCCCCTAATGACAGCCCTGGCCAAACTCATCGCAGTCAACATGCCTGACCTGGTGCTGTTTGTTGGGGAGGCTCTGGTGGGCAACGAGGCGGTCGACCAGCTG GTGAAGTTCAACCAGGCTCTGGCCGACCACTCCATGTCTGACAGGCCTCGGCTCATTGATGGAATTGTTCTCACAAAGTTTGACACCATTGATGACAAG GTGGGTGCCGCCATCTCCATGACGTACATCACGGGCCAGCCCATTGTGTTTGTGGGCACGGGGCAGACCTACAGCGACCTGCGCAGCCTCAATGCCCGGGCTGTGGTCAGTGCCCTGATGAAGGCTTAA
- the LOC128439829 gene encoding toll/interleukin-1 receptor domain-containing adapter protein isoform X1 → MHVFLVSGWFRNLLKSRRSLASQHEEKPSKTNVLTPISYTPTSSSSSSSGPKNLPSALSSNLRWRLKYDLLVCHSLADDDIEEAKDLVSFLEASPRNLRCFLWQRDVCPGSPIFTEFCQAVQESHLQALLITPDFLQEEWCMYMMHQALAEGPMSKRLIPLIQNISHDKYPQEIKFFFYINLSRNIDQGYSLINDTVLKYLEDLVKNERTHDSNVDSSHNGLSWEGSSQGDDLISNNKPAETSL, encoded by the exons ATGCATG TCTTTCTCGTTTCAGGTTGGTTCCGAAACCTCTTGAAATCAAGAAGATCGTTGGCATCCCAACATGAAGAAAAACCTAGCAAGACAAATGTATTGACACCAATTTCATATACACCaacatcatcgtcatcatcatcgtctGGACCCAAAAATCTGCCGTCTGCTCTGAGCTCAAACCTGAGATGGAGACTAAAATATGACTTGCTCGTGTGCCACAGTCTCGCTGACGATGACATTGAGGAGGCTAAGGACCTGGTCTCTTTCCTGGAGGCTTCACCCCGCAACCTCAGGTGCTTCCTCTGGCAAAGGGACGTTTGTCCAGGAAGTCCAATTTTCACAGAATTCTGTCAGGCTGTGCAGGAGAGCCACTTGCAGGCTCTGCTCATCACTCCTGACTTCCTGCAGGAAGAGTGGTGCATGTACATGATGCACCAGGCTCTGGCGGAGGGGCCCATGTCCAAGCGACTGATTCCTCTGATACAGAACATATCCCATGATAAGTACCCTCAGGAAATCAAGTTCTTCTTCTACATTAACCTGAGCAGGAACATTGACCAAGGATATAGTCTCATCAACGACACGGTGCTCAAGT ATCTAGAAGACCTGGTTAAAAATGAGAGGACACACGACTCCAATGTGGACAGCTCTCACAACGGACTAAGCTGGGAGGGCAGCTCACAAGGAGACGATCTGATCTCAAACAACAAACCTGCTGAGACTTCACTCTGA
- the LOC128439829 gene encoding toll/interleukin-1 receptor domain-containing adapter protein isoform X2, which yields MHGWFRNLLKSRRSLASQHEEKPSKTNVLTPISYTPTSSSSSSSGPKNLPSALSSNLRWRLKYDLLVCHSLADDDIEEAKDLVSFLEASPRNLRCFLWQRDVCPGSPIFTEFCQAVQESHLQALLITPDFLQEEWCMYMMHQALAEGPMSKRLIPLIQNISHDKYPQEIKFFFYINLSRNIDQGYSLINDTVLKYLEDLVKNERTHDSNVDSSHNGLSWEGSSQGDDLISNNKPAETSL from the exons ATGCATG GTTGGTTCCGAAACCTCTTGAAATCAAGAAGATCGTTGGCATCCCAACATGAAGAAAAACCTAGCAAGACAAATGTATTGACACCAATTTCATATACACCaacatcatcgtcatcatcatcgtctGGACCCAAAAATCTGCCGTCTGCTCTGAGCTCAAACCTGAGATGGAGACTAAAATATGACTTGCTCGTGTGCCACAGTCTCGCTGACGATGACATTGAGGAGGCTAAGGACCTGGTCTCTTTCCTGGAGGCTTCACCCCGCAACCTCAGGTGCTTCCTCTGGCAAAGGGACGTTTGTCCAGGAAGTCCAATTTTCACAGAATTCTGTCAGGCTGTGCAGGAGAGCCACTTGCAGGCTCTGCTCATCACTCCTGACTTCCTGCAGGAAGAGTGGTGCATGTACATGATGCACCAGGCTCTGGCGGAGGGGCCCATGTCCAAGCGACTGATTCCTCTGATACAGAACATATCCCATGATAAGTACCCTCAGGAAATCAAGTTCTTCTTCTACATTAACCTGAGCAGGAACATTGACCAAGGATATAGTCTCATCAACGACACGGTGCTCAAGT ATCTAGAAGACCTGGTTAAAAATGAGAGGACACACGACTCCAATGTGGACAGCTCTCACAACGGACTAAGCTGGGAGGGCAGCTCACAAGGAGACGATCTGATCTCAAACAACAAACCTGCTGAGACTTCACTCTGA
- the srpra gene encoding signal recognition particle receptor subunit alpha isoform X2 yields MLDFFTIFSKGGIVLWCFQGAGVSESFAGPVNALIRSVILQERSGNNSYSHEALSLKYKLDNEFELIFVVGFQKILTLTYVDKFIDDVQLHFRDRYKNELEQKGALKLLNNNFEFEDDFTMLLREAEESSKARSHVAMRSFKESEKSQKTVKSMIETKGVDKSKEQGGKKNKNTKKEAPAADSAKGDKGKVTSSGQKTVENGNQGLTPEEDMQKKREEFFRKRIVGTAEKPISSTKSPKPQKPREKRMRVWDMGGNSTKELDYSKSKGEGSTNGDDQSLETKMDPGMQVSSMEGELPPVDYESSDEGEIEEEDERVVVSGTSKTSSKKGGSFGGMFGMLKGLVGSKSLSSDDMEPVLEKMKEHLITKNVAADIASKLCDSVAKKLEGKVMGTFTTVASTVKQALQDSLVQILQPKRRVDILRDVMDAQSQRRPFVITFCGVNGVGKSTNLAKISFWLIENGFTVLIAACDTFRAGAVEQLRTHERRLNSLHPQEQHGGRPVVQLYEKGYGKDAAGIAMEAIAYARNQVFDVVLVDTAGRMQDNAPLMTALAKLIAVNMPDLVLFVGEALVGNEAVDQLVKFNQALADHSMSDRPRLIDGIVLTKFDTIDDKVGAAISMTYITGQPIVFVGTGQTYSDLRSLNARAVVSALMKA; encoded by the exons ATGCTGGACTTCTTCACCATCTTCAGCAAAGGGGGGATAGTGCTGTGGTGTTTCCAGGGAGCCGGGGTCAGTGAGTCCTTCGCGGGGCCCGTCAACGCGTTGATCCGCTCCGTCATCCTCCAG GAGCGAAGTGGGAATAATTCCTACTCTCACGAGGCCCTGAGTCTTAAATACAAGCTCGACAATGAGTTTGAGCTCATATTTGTG GTGGGTTTTCAAAAGATCCTGACGCTGACGTATGTGGACAAGTTCATAGATGATGTTCAGCTTCATTTTAGAGATCGTTATAAGAATGAGCTGGAGCAGAAGGGTGCACTGAAGCTCCTTAACAATAACTTTGAGTTCGAAGACGACTTCACGATGCTTCTAAG AGAGGCGGAAGAGAGTAGCAAAGCTCGGAGCCACGTCGCCATGCGGTCCTTCAAGGAGTCCGAGAAATCCCAAAAAACTGTGAAGTCCATGATTGAGACGAAGGGTGTGGACAAAAGCAAGGAACAGGGTGgcaagaagaataaaaataccAAAAAGGAGG ctcctgcagctgattCTGCCAAAGGTGACAAGGGCAAGGTCACATCCTCTGGGCAGAAGACGGTTGAGAATGGGAACCAGGGCTTGACTCCTGAGGAGGACatgcagaagaagagagaggaattCTTTCGCAAACGCATTGTGGGAACTGCTGAAAAACCCAT CAGTAGCACTAAGTCTCCAAAGCCCCAGAAACCAAGAGAGAAACGAATGCGTGTTTGGGACATGGGAGGCAACAGCACCAAGGAGCTCGACTACAGCAAGAGTAAAGGAGAGGGCTCCACTAACGGTGACGACCAGAGTCTGGAAACCAAAATGGACCCA GGAATGCAGGTGAGCTCCATGGAGGGAGAGCTGCCGCCTGTGGACTACGAGTCCAGTGACGAAGGGGAGattgaggaagaggatgagagagtggTTGTCAGTGGAACAAGCAAGACAAG CTCCAAAAAGGGTGGCAGCTTTGGGGGCATGTTTGGGATGCTGAAGGGCCTGGTGGGCTCCAAGAGCCTGAGCAGTGATGACATGGAGCCAGTGctggagaagatgaaggagcACCTCATCA CAAAGAATGTAGCAGCCGACATTGCCTCCAAGCTCTGTGACTCTGTAGCCAAAAAACTGGAGGGGAAAGTCATGGGCACATTCACCA ctgTGGCCTCTACAGTAAAGCAGGCCCTACAGGACTCGCTGGTGCAGATCCTGCAGCCCAAGCGAAGGGTGGATATTCTGAGAGATGTCATGGATGCGCAGAGCCAGCGAAGGCCCTTTGTCATCACATTTTGTGGCGTCAATGGGGTCGGAAAGTCCACCAACCTGGCCAAG ATCTCCTTCTGGCTGATCGAGAACGGTTTCACAGTGCTGATCGCAGCCTGTGACACTTTTCGTGCCGGTGCAGTGGAGCAGCTCCGCACTCATGAGAGGCGCCTGAACTCTCTGCATCCACAGGAGCAGCATGGGGGAAGGCCCGTAGTTCAGCTCTATGAGAAGGGCTACGGCAAGGATGCGGCTGGAATTGCCATGGAAGCCATTGCCTATg CTCGCAACCAGGTCTTTGACGTTGTGCTGGTGGACACTGCTGGGCGTATGCAGGACAACGCCCCCCTAATGACAGCCCTGGCCAAACTCATCGCAGTCAACATGCCTGACCTGGTGCTGTTTGTTGGGGAGGCTCTGGTGGGCAACGAGGCGGTCGACCAGCTG GTGAAGTTCAACCAGGCTCTGGCCGACCACTCCATGTCTGACAGGCCTCGGCTCATTGATGGAATTGTTCTCACAAAGTTTGACACCATTGATGACAAG GTGGGTGCCGCCATCTCCATGACGTACATCACGGGCCAGCCCATTGTGTTTGTGGGCACGGGGCAGACCTACAGCGACCTGCGCAGCCTCAATGCCCGGGCTGTGGTCAGTGCCCTGATGAAGGCTTAA